From the genome of Salvelinus namaycush isolate Seneca chromosome 1, SaNama_1.0, whole genome shotgun sequence:
ACTCGTCTCCCTGCAGTTTGGGCAGTAGAGGGGTGAGACAACACCCTCTGCTCTTCAACGTATCCATACCCCACAATGAGCGTATCACAACCGCAGAGCTGCGTCTCTATACTTTGGTCCAGACTGATCGCAACCTCTACGCTGGGGTCGACCGCAAGGTGACCATCTACGAGCTGGAGCAGCAGGACGGAACAGGAGAGGATAACAGAACAGCGAAGGACACCGatagaggaggagcaggaggaagaggtggaggacgGGAGGAGTTAGTAGAGCTGGCATCACGGCAGGTCTATGGTACTGATAACGCCTGGGAGGCCTTTGACCTAACTGCTGCCGTCCAACACTGGCGCAAGTCAGAGTACAGCACCACCCACAGGCTGGAGGTCCACATAGCAAGCCTGGCCTCCGAGGGGGAAAGAGGGCAGACACTAGCAGacggtgagagagaaggagaggggaggaggataTTCAGGGGAGACATGGAGATAGACAGCAGCGCAGATGACAAACACAAACCCCTGATGATTATCTTCTCCGACGATCAGAGTGGTGATCACCGCGATGACAAGCGGGAGCTGAACGAGATGATTGGACACGAGACCTCGGAAGCGGTGCTTCAGGGTGACTTGGAGCTGAATAGGCTGTGGGGGGAGCTGGGCCGGGTGGGGggtgaggaagatgaggaagaggaggaggagcaggacgaAGAGGCCCTGCTCCAGATGCGCTCCAATCTGATCTATGACACGGCCTCCCGAATCCGCCGCAACGCCAAGGTCAACCAGTGTAAGAAGCAGTCGCTGTACGTGGAGTTTAAAGACATCGGCTGGGACAGCTGGATCCTAGCGCCTGCCGGGTACGAGGCCTTTGAGTGCAGTGGCATCTGCACATACCCGCTGACCAAACACGTGACGCCCACCAAGCACGCAATCGTCCAGACACTGGTGAGCATGAAGAGCCCACAGAAGGTGACGCGGGCCTGCTGCGTGCCCACCAAGCTGGATCCCATCTCCCTGCTTTACATGGATGACACCGGAGTAGTCACGTACAAGTATAAGTTTGagggcatggtggtggcagagtGTGGCTGCAGATAGCTAGTCCACCCTGCTGGTCAtatagacatggagagagacattcGTGAAGAGAAATGACAGGGTGCGGATGGAACAAAGCAAagactacattttttttttcaagCAGGATTGGTTTTAGAGTAGATGGACTCTGAAATGAATCTAGAATCACAGTTGAGAACAGTTGACAAGAAAAACAGCTAtgacatgtatgtgtatataAGATGGATCTAAACTAAACAGTTTGTACATTGTGTATGTATATTTTGTATTTCAGGaaaatttatattttattttgtacAGTAAAATATCTATGATACCAATTCATAATTCTGTAATAGAAGCAGTTGGATGCCATTTGAAgctaaataacacatttggaatttgcaaaaaaaaatgagGAAAAAAGTTTGGACCTTTAAAAATAAACTATCCTTAGGTCTCTCAAAGGGTTCCGGCAATACAGCAACCAGCCATACAGTGATGTCCAATAGGCCTAGCTGGTGGGACCACATAGGGTTCTCCACAGTTAGCTCTCCACTGACATTGATCTCATGTCTTCCTCTCCACTTATCTCTGTTTTCCCCCTCCCTGGACGCTAACACTAATCCACACCTCATTTAGCATGTCTCCCTAACAGCAACAGGCCTCCCAAGGGAAACACAAACCTGACTGGACTGGACTTCTGGTAGGGGCCTGCCCTCATCCTCATCCCCACCACCTCCCCCTGGCATTTAGGACAGTGGGCTGAGGTCAGGGCAGCAGTTAGGGTGGGCTGGGTTATCTCCCTCGAGCCCTCACCCACCTTCCCACATCGGCCTCAGAGTCAGTCACATGCCGTGCGAGCCGCTTTCTCCCACTCCTCCGCACCGCGCCGATAAGGAGGTGTTGGCGGTGAGAAACATGTGCTCCACCACTCAGGGCTGGAGGTGCTGGGGGAgcggaggggggaggagaggggggtggccTGTCAAGATTCCAGTACTAATAGAAACAGATTCTACTGGCTCAACTCACTGACCGACCCCCATCATGTGCCCCCTccaacctcctctccctccctttgttTCTTTACCTTCCATACATCCCTCTCCCCCTGGCCCTGAAATCCGTCACGTTTAAGGAAAAGATTTCCATATATTTGGCCTGTTATCATGGACAGGCTGAGAAGATGAGGGGAGAGTATGGCACTTcatgtctctcctcccctcctctgagAGTCCTGTGTGGAGTCCTTTCTTGTTGTTCTGTGTTCTTGTAATACAAA
Proteins encoded in this window:
- the bmp10 gene encoding bone morphogenetic protein 10, which codes for MADNGLSRLEATSITRTPFPLLPLLLLMWPLSGQGSPISLAPERHRPAPGLGDGHGGVIDPSLLEQDRDVDMQSLLESLRTFNLSGLGPPAQAPGSVRVEPPEYMMELYNRFANDHTAMPTANIIRSFKNEDSSPCSLGSRGVRQHPLLFNVSIPHNERITTAELRLYTLVQTDRNLYAGVDRKVTIYELEQQDGTGEDNRTAKDTDRGGAGGRGGGREELVELASRQVYGTDNAWEAFDLTAAVQHWRKSEYSTTHRLEVHIASLASEGERGQTLADGEREGEGRRIFRGDMEIDSSADDKHKPLMIIFSDDQSGDHRDDKRELNEMIGHETSEAVLQGDLELNRLWGELGRVGGEEDEEEEEEQDEEALLQMRSNLIYDTASRIRRNAKVNQCKKQSLYVEFKDIGWDSWILAPAGYEAFECSGICTYPLTKHVTPTKHAIVQTLVSMKSPQKVTRACCVPTKLDPISLLYMDDTGVVTYKYKFEGMVVAECGCR